A region from the Variovorax sp. V93 genome encodes:
- a CDS encoding ABC transporter permease, with protein sequence MSGFGTRLVSLTRKEFRQLLRDRSNLAIGILLPMVLILIFGYGMSLDVKNAPVAVVLEDSSPTAHEAIAGLQLSPTIAPVLLGSMHDAEALMRERKVDGIVRVPADFSRALAAGNARVQLIVHGADAGRATIIQAYVSSALAQSALRQADRGAAAPFAGLVTVEQRMWFNAANTSTWYLVPGLIVLIMTLIGAFLTALVMAREWERGTLEALFVTPVRPVEILLAKIIPYFAVGMLGLALCLLAARFLFAVPMVGSLFAVVLSSMLYLVVAVSLGLVISSVTRNQFLASQVALIATFMPSMMLSGFLFDLRNVPTAVRVIGHVLPATYFMDLIKTLFLAGDVWPLIWRNCAVLAAYAVGLLLLARVVTRKSLD encoded by the coding sequence ATGAGCGGCTTCGGCACCCGGCTCGTCTCCCTCACGCGCAAGGAGTTCCGCCAGTTGCTGCGCGACCGCAGCAACCTGGCCATCGGCATCCTGCTGCCGATGGTGCTGATCCTGATCTTCGGCTACGGCATGTCGCTCGACGTGAAGAACGCGCCGGTGGCCGTGGTGCTCGAAGATTCTTCGCCCACCGCGCACGAGGCCATTGCCGGCCTGCAGCTCTCGCCCACCATCGCGCCCGTGCTGCTGGGCTCGATGCACGATGCCGAGGCGCTGATGCGCGAGCGCAAGGTCGACGGCATCGTGCGCGTGCCCGCCGACTTCTCGCGCGCGCTGGCCGCGGGCAATGCGCGCGTGCAGCTCATCGTGCATGGCGCCGACGCCGGGCGCGCGACCATCATCCAGGCCTACGTGAGCAGCGCGCTCGCGCAATCGGCCCTGCGCCAGGCCGACCGCGGTGCGGCAGCGCCTTTCGCCGGCCTCGTGACCGTCGAGCAGCGCATGTGGTTCAACGCCGCGAACACCAGCACCTGGTACCTGGTGCCGGGACTCATCGTGCTCATCATGACGCTGATCGGCGCGTTCCTCACCGCACTGGTGATGGCCCGCGAATGGGAGCGCGGCACGCTCGAGGCGCTGTTCGTCACGCCGGTGCGGCCGGTGGAAATACTGCTGGCCAAGATCATTCCGTACTTTGCGGTCGGCATGCTGGGCCTCGCGCTGTGCCTCCTGGCCGCGCGCTTCCTGTTCGCGGTGCCGATGGTCGGCTCGCTGTTCGCGGTGGTGCTCAGCTCCATGCTCTACCTGGTCGTGGCCGTGAGCCTGGGGCTGGTGATCTCGTCGGTCACGCGCAACCAGTTTCTCGCGAGCCAGGTGGCGCTGATCGCCACCTTCATGCCTTCGATGATGTTGTCGGGCTTTTTGTTCGACCTGCGCAACGTGCCCACCGCCGTGCGCGTGATCGGGCATGTGCTGCCGGCCACCTACTTCATGGACCTGATCAAGACGCTGTTCCTCGCGGGCGACGTCTGGCCGCTGATCTGGCGCAACTGCGCTGTCCTCGCGGCCTATGCGGTGGGCCTGCTGCTGCTTGCCCGCGTGGTCACGCGCAAGAGCCTGGATTGA
- a CDS encoding ATP-binding cassette domain-containing protein, with the protein MHDAGPAVAARSLHKRFVAKGSKQVVRALDDVSLEVPTGSLTALVGPDGAGKTTLLRLMAGLMRADEGELRVLGIDVSADPQAVQDRISYMPQRFGLYDDLSVQENLDLYADLHGVLAGQRRERYARLMEMTDLGRFTDRPAGKLSGGMKQKLGLACTLVRSPDLLLLDEPTVGVDPLSRRELWQIVQQLVDEEKLSVIVSTAYLDEAERCRHVFVLQEGRLIAQGTPDEIRGHAEGTCFVVAPPEGEAPRLMQARLLDARQQIVDAVPQGGEVHFIRRPDADDAALEKLLAGARAEPVPPRLEDGFMTLLRTRQAADTNIASSAASEGLAPAEGEPGEVVIEVKDLVRRFDDFVAVASTSFSVRRGEIFGLLGPNGAGKTTTFRMLCGLLPASGGQLRVAGVDLRHARAQARQRIGYVSQKFALYGNLTVRENLSFFGGAYGLRGQKLQVRMDTVLRQFGLERELDAPSGQLPGGYRQRLAMATGLLHEPEILFLDEPTSGADPLARREFWRRITALAEGGTTVVITTHFMEEAEYCDRIVIQDAGKVLAIGTPREVRTQALDGEDRDRRIDMEQAFIGIVEKARQQERRQP; encoded by the coding sequence ATGCACGACGCCGGGCCCGCCGTGGCCGCACGCTCCCTGCACAAGCGCTTCGTGGCCAAGGGCTCGAAGCAGGTGGTGCGCGCGCTCGACGACGTGTCGCTCGAAGTGCCCACCGGCTCGCTCACGGCGCTGGTCGGACCCGACGGCGCCGGCAAGACCACGCTGCTGCGGCTCATGGCCGGCCTGATGCGCGCCGATGAAGGCGAACTGCGCGTGCTCGGCATCGACGTGTCGGCCGATCCGCAGGCGGTGCAGGACCGCATCAGCTACATGCCCCAGCGCTTCGGCCTCTACGACGACCTGAGCGTGCAGGAGAACCTCGACCTCTATGCCGACCTGCATGGCGTCCTGGCCGGCCAACGCCGCGAACGCTATGCGCGCCTGATGGAGATGACCGACCTTGGCCGCTTCACCGACCGCCCCGCGGGCAAGCTCTCGGGCGGCATGAAGCAGAAGCTGGGCCTCGCCTGCACGCTGGTGCGCTCGCCCGACCTGCTGCTGCTCGACGAGCCCACCGTGGGCGTCGATCCGCTCTCGCGGCGCGAGCTCTGGCAGATCGTGCAGCAGCTGGTCGACGAGGAAAAGCTCTCGGTGATCGTGAGCACCGCGTACCTCGACGAGGCCGAGCGCTGCCGCCATGTGTTCGTGCTGCAGGAGGGCCGGCTGATTGCGCAAGGCACACCGGATGAGATCCGCGGCCATGCCGAGGGCACCTGCTTCGTCGTGGCGCCGCCGGAGGGCGAGGCACCGCGCCTGATGCAGGCGCGCCTGCTCGATGCGCGGCAGCAGATCGTCGATGCCGTGCCGCAGGGCGGCGAGGTGCACTTCATCCGCCGCCCGGACGCGGACGACGCGGCACTCGAAAAGCTGCTGGCCGGCGCACGCGCCGAGCCCGTGCCGCCGCGGCTCGAAGACGGCTTCATGACGCTGCTGCGCACCCGGCAGGCGGCCGACACGAACATCGCCTCATCGGCGGCAAGCGAAGGGCTTGCACCGGCCGAAGGCGAGCCCGGCGAAGTAGTCATCGAGGTGAAGGACCTGGTGCGCCGCTTCGACGACTTCGTGGCCGTGGCCAGCACCAGCTTCTCGGTGCGGCGCGGCGAGATCTTCGGCCTGCTCGGACCCAATGGCGCCGGCAAGACCACCACCTTCCGCATGCTCTGCGGCCTCCTGCCCGCGAGCGGCGGGCAGCTGCGCGTGGCGGGTGTCGACCTGCGCCATGCGCGCGCGCAGGCCCGCCAGCGCATCGGCTACGTCTCGCAGAAGTTCGCGCTCTACGGCAACCTCACGGTGCGCGAGAACCTCTCGTTCTTCGGCGGCGCCTACGGCCTGCGCGGGCAGAAGCTGCAGGTGCGCATGGACACGGTGCTGCGGCAGTTCGGCCTCGAGCGCGAACTCGACGCGCCCAGCGGGCAGCTGCCCGGCGGCTACAGGCAGCGCCTGGCCATGGCCACGGGCCTGCTGCACGAGCCCGAGATCCTGTTCCTCGACGAGCCCACCAGCGGCGCCGATCCGCTCGCGCGCCGCGAGTTCTGGCGCCGCATCACGGCGCTGGCCGAAGGCGGCACCACCGTCGTCATCACCACCCACTTCATGGAAGAAGCCGAGTACTGCGACCGCATCGTGATCCAGGACGCCGGCAAGGTGCTGGCCATCGGCACGCCGCGCGAGGTGCGCACACAGGCACTCGACGGTGAAGACCGCGACAGGCGCATCGACATGGAGCAGGCCTTCATCGGCATCGTCGAGAAGGCGCGGCAGCAAGAAAGGAGGCAGCCATGA
- a CDS encoding HlyD family efflux transporter periplasmic adaptor subunit translates to MNKKPLIAAAAVALAAAAGGWWYFSRSAAPSDQLVLYGNVDVRQVSLAFNASERVAELTVREGDHVRAGQVLGRLDTRSLVLRVAQSQARIGVQEQALLRLKTGSRPEELAQAGAQVAAARADADLAQQQLARLQSIGQTTAGRAVSQQDLDSAQARRKVALAQLDNARKAQQLAVAGPRKEDIAQAQAQLESARADLALMNHQLAEAELKSPIDAVVRARLLEPGDMASPQRPAFTLAITDPKWVRAYVAEPDLGRVRPGQPASVTTDSQPGQPIAGKVGYISSVAEFTPKTVQTEELRSSLVYEIRVMVDDKEDRLRLGMPATVRLQLASSSSSTASGKP, encoded by the coding sequence ATGAACAAGAAACCCCTCATTGCCGCGGCCGCCGTGGCGCTGGCCGCCGCGGCCGGCGGCTGGTGGTACTTCAGCCGCTCGGCCGCGCCGTCCGACCAGCTCGTGCTGTACGGCAATGTCGACGTGCGCCAGGTCTCGCTCGCCTTCAACGCCAGCGAGCGCGTGGCCGAACTCACCGTGCGCGAAGGCGACCATGTGCGCGCCGGCCAGGTATTGGGCCGGCTCGACACGCGCTCGCTCGTGCTGCGCGTGGCGCAGTCGCAGGCGCGCATCGGCGTGCAGGAGCAGGCGCTGCTGCGCCTGAAGACCGGCAGCCGCCCCGAGGAACTGGCGCAGGCCGGCGCCCAGGTGGCCGCGGCACGGGCCGATGCCGACCTGGCGCAGCAGCAGCTCGCACGCCTGCAGTCCATCGGCCAGACCACCGCCGGACGCGCCGTGAGCCAGCAGGACCTGGACAGCGCCCAGGCCCGCCGCAAGGTGGCGCTCGCGCAGCTGGACAACGCGCGCAAGGCGCAGCAACTCGCGGTGGCCGGCCCGCGCAAGGAAGACATCGCGCAGGCGCAGGCCCAGCTCGAATCCGCGCGCGCCGACCTCGCGCTCATGAACCACCAGCTGGCCGAAGCCGAACTCAAGTCGCCCATCGACGCCGTGGTGCGCGCCCGCCTGCTCGAGCCCGGCGACATGGCTTCGCCGCAGCGCCCGGCCTTCACGCTGGCCATCACCGATCCCAAGTGGGTGCGCGCCTATGTGGCCGAACCCGACCTCGGCCGCGTGCGGCCCGGCCAGCCGGCCAGCGTGACGACCGACAGCCAGCCCGGCCAGCCGATCGCGGGCAAGGTGGGCTACATCTCGTCGGTGGCCGAGTTCACGCCCAAGACGGTGCAGACCGAGGAGCTGCGCAGCAGCCTGGTCTACGAGATCCGCGTGATGGTCGACGACAAGGAAGACCGGCTGCGGCTCGGCATGCCGGCGACCGTGCGGCTGCAGCTCGCTTCCTCCTCCTCTTCCACCGCCAGCGGCAAACCCTGA
- a CDS encoding TetR/AcrR family transcriptional regulator produces the protein MATRSSTTRPPAAREGAARVQRTDGSTTRLHILETAGQLFAERGFAESTSKEICTRAGTNMAAVNYHFGSRDGLYEAVLIEAHRQLVSMDELVSLASEAGDPRQKLRAFLTHLVEMGSQPKAPWGFRVVLREALSPSPALPALIRQAVLPKARLIRGLIGGIMGLPEDHPSVQRGLLFAVLPCIVMTVAPKDLASKVLPALKDAEGLADDLMRYVFAGLDAIAKEAGTAAAAAPARAGRRR, from the coding sequence ATGGCGACACGCTCTTCCACCACCCGACCCCCCGCTGCGCGCGAGGGCGCGGCGCGCGTCCAGCGCACCGACGGCAGCACCACGCGCCTGCATATCCTCGAAACCGCGGGCCAGCTGTTCGCCGAGCGCGGCTTCGCCGAGAGCACCAGCAAGGAGATCTGCACGCGCGCCGGCACCAACATGGCGGCCGTCAACTACCACTTCGGCAGCCGCGACGGGCTCTACGAGGCCGTGCTGATCGAGGCGCACCGCCAGCTCGTGAGCATGGACGAGTTGGTCAGCCTGGCCAGCGAGGCCGGCGATCCGCGGCAGAAGCTGCGCGCGTTTCTCACGCACCTGGTCGAGATGGGCAGCCAGCCCAAGGCGCCCTGGGGGTTCCGCGTGGTGCTGCGCGAGGCGCTGTCGCCTTCTCCGGCGCTGCCCGCGCTGATCCGCCAGGCGGTGCTGCCCAAGGCCCGGCTGATCCGCGGCCTGATCGGCGGCATCATGGGCCTGCCCGAGGACCATCCCTCGGTGCAGCGCGGCCTGCTGTTCGCGGTGCTGCCCTGCATCGTGATGACGGTGGCCCCCAAGGACCTGGCCAGCAAGGTGCTGCCGGCGCTGAAGGATGCCGAGGGCCTGGCGGACGACCTGATGCGCTACGTGTTCGCCGGCCTCGATGCCATCGCGAAGGAGGCGGGCACGGCTGCGGCCGCGGCGCCCGCTAGAGCTGGAAGGCGACGGTGA
- a CDS encoding phospholipase D-like domain-containing protein, whose protein sequence is MPNSAFDWLPSPSQHFLVVTFALLVYVLTTRARREQRAPTTAIAWVMGLALMPYLILPMYLLFGQRKLRPAGSPRPVRTAARGHWAADLIESFGLAPPGRCEIRLHADGDAAREALWQVIDGARERIDVCTFIIGDDALGHAVIERLALRAREGIKVRVLLDGFGALTLPRRHIRLLRAAGGEIAVFRPFFSLRRIGPRNLRNHRKFTIADDRWLWSGGRNLAGEYFTGSDAHPDAWHDLSFDLRGSVAAAAARQFDHDWSSVRGRKARAITADDVAESPGSAMAQFLPSGPDQTEDTAHALLIDACFRAEHRVLAVTPYFVPGDGLRDALRLAARRGVQVTIAMPAQSNHRLADFVRARAMRDLARAGVSFRMLPFMAHAKAVVVDDELAMCGSINLDLRSLLLNHEAAVVFYGPREIDWLAEWIEAIASAGEPYRARRPGLARDVAEGLLLTVAFQL, encoded by the coding sequence ATGCCGAATTCCGCATTCGACTGGCTCCCCTCCCCGTCCCAGCATTTCCTCGTCGTCACCTTTGCGCTGCTGGTCTATGTGCTGACCACGCGCGCGCGCCGCGAGCAGCGCGCACCCACCACGGCCATTGCCTGGGTCATGGGGCTGGCGCTGATGCCCTACCTCATCCTGCCGATGTACCTGCTGTTCGGCCAGCGCAAGCTGCGCCCGGCCGGCTCGCCGCGGCCGGTGCGCACGGCCGCGCGCGGGCACTGGGCCGCCGACCTCATCGAGAGCTTCGGCCTGGCGCCGCCCGGGCGCTGCGAGATCCGGCTGCATGCCGACGGCGACGCCGCGCGCGAGGCGCTGTGGCAGGTGATCGACGGCGCGCGCGAGCGCATCGACGTGTGCACCTTCATCATCGGCGACGACGCGCTGGGCCATGCCGTGATCGAACGGCTGGCGCTGCGCGCGCGCGAAGGCATCAAGGTGCGCGTGCTGCTCGACGGCTTCGGCGCGCTGACCCTGCCGCGCCGCCACATCCGGCTGCTGCGCGCGGCCGGCGGCGAGATCGCCGTGTTCCGCCCTTTCTTCAGCCTGCGCCGCATCGGGCCGCGCAACCTGCGCAACCACCGCAAGTTCACCATTGCCGACGACCGCTGGCTGTGGTCGGGCGGGCGCAACCTCGCGGGCGAATACTTCACCGGCAGCGACGCGCACCCCGACGCCTGGCACGATCTTTCGTTCGACCTGCGCGGCAGCGTGGCCGCCGCGGCGGCGCGCCAGTTCGACCACGACTGGAGTTCGGTGCGCGGACGCAAGGCACGCGCCATCACGGCCGACGACGTGGCGGAAAGCCCGGGCAGCGCCATGGCGCAGTTCCTGCCGAGCGGCCCCGACCAGACCGAGGACACCGCCCATGCGCTCTTGATCGACGCCTGCTTTCGCGCCGAGCACCGCGTGCTCGCCGTCACGCCCTACTTCGTGCCCGGCGACGGGCTGCGCGATGCGCTGCGGCTGGCCGCCCGGCGCGGCGTGCAGGTGACCATCGCGATGCCCGCGCAGTCGAACCACCGCCTGGCCGACTTCGTGCGCGCACGCGCCATGCGCGATCTGGCGCGCGCGGGCGTGAGCTTTCGCATGCTGCCCTTCATGGCCCACGCCAAGGCCGTGGTGGTCGACGACGAGCTGGCCATGTGCGGCTCGATCAACCTCGACCTGCGCAGCCTGCTGCTCAACCACGAGGCGGCCGTGGTGTTCTACGGCCCGCGCGAGATCGACTGGCTGGCCGAATGGATCGAGGCCATCGCCTCCGCCGGCGAACCCTACCGCGCGCGGCGGCCGGGCCTCGCGCGCGACGTGGCCGAAGGCCTGCTGCTCACCGTCGCCTTCCAGCTCTAG
- a CDS encoding glutathione S-transferase family protein: MKTQIYSAPLSMFGAKVQIAALEKGLDFELVMVPFTKDDTYEPKHPEVLRVNPVKQQVPILIDGEVELFDSTQIFEYLEDRYPTPALWPRGIAERARARQLEQKSDEVFFPNVIRLFGLQHDMQSAPAVAACAACARYYGEMEGLLASREYLAGPYSFADIAFYMAHVFADRKGAGMTGATPRLVAWRGRVGERPAVRAVVDPMMRFLASEGRGVPAFLQR; the protein is encoded by the coding sequence ATGAAGACCCAGATCTATTCCGCCCCCCTCAGCATGTTCGGCGCCAAGGTGCAGATTGCCGCGCTCGAAAAAGGCCTCGATTTCGAACTGGTGATGGTGCCGTTCACCAAGGACGACACCTACGAGCCCAAGCACCCCGAGGTGCTGCGCGTCAACCCCGTGAAGCAGCAGGTGCCGATCCTGATCGACGGCGAAGTCGAGCTGTTCGACTCGACGCAGATCTTCGAGTACCTCGAAGACCGGTATCCGACCCCTGCGCTGTGGCCCCGGGGCATCGCCGAACGGGCCCGCGCGCGGCAGCTCGAGCAGAAGTCGGATGAAGTCTTCTTCCCGAACGTGATCCGGCTCTTCGGCCTGCAGCACGACATGCAGAGCGCGCCCGCCGTGGCGGCCTGCGCCGCCTGCGCGCGCTACTACGGGGAAATGGAAGGCCTGCTGGCCTCGCGCGAGTACCTGGCGGGGCCCTACTCCTTCGCCGACATTGCCTTCTACATGGCGCATGTCTTCGCCGACCGCAAGGGCGCCGGCATGACCGGTGCCACGCCGCGGCTCGTGGCCTGGCGCGGCCGCGTGGGCGAGCGGCCCGCGGTGCGCGCGGTGGTCGATCCCATGATGCGCTTCCTGGCCTCCGAGGGGCGCGGCGTGCCCGCCTTCCTGCAGCGCTGA
- a CDS encoding 5-methyltetrahydropteroyltriglutamate--homocysteine S-methyltransferase yields MSQHAALPARYDHVGSFLRPKYLLEAREQKAKGEITPEQLRKVEDKAITEIVRFQEDIGLKSITDGEFRRTYFHIDFLDQLGGVKTDIPVTIRRPDGTEELAPPAMRVIDKVRHVKDIQLADFQYLKSQVSAGRTPKVTIPSPTMLHFRGGRAGISKEAYPELDPVFYDDVAKAYGDELRSLAAAGCTYVQMDDTNLAYLCDEHMREAARKRGDDPNELPHRYAAFINKVVAQKPPGMLLAMHLCRGNFKSTHAAAGNYEPVAEALLKEMDLDAYFMEYDDARSGDFKPLRYLPKGKTVVLGLVTTKFGEMEDKDELKRRIEDAAKYAPLEQLALSPQCGFSSTVHGNNIAVEAQRAKLRLVIETAQEVWGST; encoded by the coding sequence ATGTCCCAGCACGCCGCCCTGCCCGCCCGCTACGACCACGTAGGCAGTTTCCTGCGCCCCAAATATTTGCTCGAAGCGCGCGAGCAGAAGGCCAAGGGCGAGATCACGCCCGAGCAGCTGCGCAAGGTCGAAGACAAGGCCATCACCGAGATCGTCCGGTTCCAGGAAGACATCGGCCTCAAGAGCATCACCGACGGCGAATTCCGCCGCACCTACTTCCACATCGACTTCCTCGACCAGCTCGGCGGCGTGAAGACCGACATTCCGGTCACCATCCGCCGGCCCGACGGCACCGAGGAACTCGCGCCGCCTGCGATGCGCGTGATCGACAAAGTGCGGCACGTGAAAGACATCCAGCTTGCCGACTTCCAGTACCTGAAGAGCCAGGTCTCGGCCGGCCGCACGCCCAAGGTCACGATTCCGTCGCCGACCATGCTGCACTTCCGCGGCGGCCGCGCCGGCATCAGCAAGGAGGCCTACCCCGAGCTCGACCCGGTGTTCTACGACGATGTGGCCAAGGCCTATGGCGACGAACTGCGCTCGCTCGCGGCCGCCGGCTGCACCTACGTGCAGATGGACGACACCAACCTGGCCTACCTCTGCGACGAGCACATGCGCGAAGCCGCCCGCAAGCGCGGCGACGACCCGAACGAACTGCCGCACCGCTATGCCGCCTTCATCAACAAGGTGGTGGCGCAGAAGCCGCCGGGCATGCTGCTGGCCATGCACCTGTGCCGCGGCAACTTCAAGAGCACCCACGCCGCGGCCGGCAACTACGAGCCGGTGGCCGAGGCGCTGCTCAAGGAGATGGACCTCGACGCCTACTTCATGGAATACGACGACGCCCGCTCGGGCGACTTCAAGCCGCTGCGCTACCTGCCCAAGGGCAAGACCGTGGTGCTGGGCCTCGTGACCACCAAGTTCGGCGAGATGGAAGACAAGGACGAGCTCAAGCGCCGCATCGAGGATGCCGCCAAGTACGCGCCGCTCGAGCAGCTCGCGCTGTCGCCGCAGTGCGGCTTCTCGAGCACGGTGCACGGCAACAACATCGCGGTGGAAGCGCAGCGCGCCAAGCTGCGCCTGGTGATCGAAACCGCGCAGGAGGTCTGGGGCTCGACCTGA
- a CDS encoding GntR family transcriptional regulator, with translation MKAATASTVEPADGGGSQAVKAQLRLREMILAGELPGGARIAEVAIAEQLGVSRTPVRSALMRLEQEGLLEALPNGGYAVRTFSERDVADAIELRGTLEGLVARLAAERGAAPVVLREARACLARIDELLREPALDDAAFSRYVTHNEKFHSLLCEMAASPVIAQQLERVVNLPFASPSGFVIVQANSPAARDMLVIAQDQHLQVLDAIEAGEGSRAEALMREHSRIARRNLREALHGAPTAEQRPLPGVQLIRRRG, from the coding sequence ATGAAAGCCGCAACTGCATCAACCGTCGAGCCTGCGGACGGCGGCGGCTCGCAGGCCGTGAAGGCACAGCTGCGGCTGCGCGAAATGATCCTGGCCGGCGAACTGCCCGGCGGCGCGCGCATTGCCGAGGTGGCCATCGCCGAGCAGCTCGGCGTCTCGCGCACACCGGTGCGCAGCGCGCTCATGCGGCTCGAGCAGGAAGGCCTGCTCGAGGCCCTGCCCAACGGCGGCTACGCGGTGCGCACTTTTTCCGAGCGCGACGTGGCCGATGCCATCGAGCTGCGCGGCACGCTCGAAGGCCTGGTGGCGCGGCTTGCGGCCGAGCGCGGTGCGGCGCCGGTGGTGCTGCGCGAGGCGCGCGCCTGCCTGGCGCGCATCGACGAACTGCTGCGCGAGCCCGCGCTGGACGACGCGGCTTTCTCGCGCTACGTCACGCACAACGAGAAGTTCCACTCGCTGCTGTGCGAAATGGCGGCCAGCCCGGTCATTGCGCAGCAGCTCGAGCGCGTGGTCAACCTGCCGTTCGCGTCGCCCTCGGGCTTCGTCATCGTGCAGGCCAATTCGCCTGCGGCGCGCGACATGCTCGTGATCGCGCAGGACCAGCACCTGCAGGTGCTCGATGCCATCGAGGCCGGCGAAGGCTCGCGCGCCGAGGCGCTGATGCGCGAGCACAGCCGCATCGCGCGGCGCAACCTGCGCGAGGCGCTGCACGGCGCGCCCACTGCCGAACAGCGCCCGCTGCCCGGCGTGCAGCTGATCCGCCGGCGCGGCTGA
- a CDS encoding ABC transporter substrate-binding protein, whose translation MQRRHLIQTACLTALALSMSLATAQDSNKFKIGLILPMTGQQASTGRQIEAAARLYMAQNGDTVAGKKIELIVKDDVATPDVTKRLAQELIVNDKVNVIAGFGVTPAALAAAPLATQSKTPQVVMAAATSSITEASPYIVRSSFTLPQVSVAMGDWAPKNGVKTVVTLVADYGPGNDAEKFFSERFQLNGGKVIEKLRVPLRNPDFAPFLQKVRDAKPDALFVFVPSGAGAAVMKQFLERGMDKAGIRMIATGDVTDDDQLNDMGEGALGVVTSHHYSAAHPSPANKKFVEAFQKANPKMRPNFMAVGGYDGMRVIYEALKATKGQGGGDALLAAMKGQIFESPRGPVYIDAQTRDIVQDVYLRKVEKKDGQLYNVEFDVIKGVKDPGKK comes from the coding sequence ATGCAAAGACGCCATCTCATCCAGACCGCATGCCTCACGGCGCTTGCGCTTTCCATGTCGCTTGCCACTGCGCAGGACAGCAACAAGTTCAAGATCGGCCTGATCCTGCCGATGACGGGGCAGCAGGCTTCCACCGGCCGGCAGATCGAAGCGGCGGCCCGGCTGTACATGGCACAGAACGGCGACACCGTCGCGGGCAAGAAGATCGAGCTGATCGTCAAGGACGACGTGGCCACGCCCGACGTCACCAAGCGCCTCGCGCAGGAACTGATCGTCAACGACAAGGTGAACGTGATCGCGGGCTTCGGCGTCACGCCGGCCGCACTGGCCGCCGCGCCGCTGGCCACGCAATCGAAGACGCCGCAGGTGGTGATGGCTGCGGCCACCTCGAGCATCACCGAGGCCTCGCCCTACATCGTGCGTTCGAGCTTCACGCTGCCGCAGGTGTCGGTGGCCATGGGCGACTGGGCCCCCAAGAACGGCGTGAAGACGGTGGTCACGCTGGTGGCCGACTACGGCCCAGGCAACGATGCCGAGAAGTTCTTCAGCGAGCGTTTCCAGCTCAACGGCGGCAAGGTGATCGAGAAGCTGCGCGTGCCGCTGCGCAACCCCGACTTCGCGCCGTTCCTGCAGAAGGTGCGCGACGCCAAGCCCGACGCGCTGTTCGTCTTCGTGCCCTCGGGCGCCGGCGCGGCCGTGATGAAGCAGTTCCTCGAGCGCGGCATGGACAAGGCCGGTATCCGCATGATCGCCACCGGCGACGTGACCGACGACGACCAGCTCAACGACATGGGCGAGGGCGCGCTGGGCGTGGTCACCTCGCACCACTACTCGGCCGCGCATCCGTCGCCGGCCAACAAGAAGTTCGTCGAGGCCTTCCAGAAGGCCAACCCGAAGATGCGCCCCAACTTCATGGCCGTGGGCGGCTATGACGGCATGCGCGTGATCTACGAGGCACTCAAGGCCACCAAGGGGCAGGGCGGCGGCGACGCGCTGCTGGCCGCCATGAAGGGCCAGATCTTCGAGAGCCCGCGCGGCCCGGTCTACATCGACGCGCAGACGCGCGACATCGTGCAGGACGTGTACCTGCGCAAGGTCGAGAAGAAGGACGGCCAGCTCTACAACGTCGAGTTCGACGTGATCAAGGGTGTGAAGGATCCCGGCAAGAAGTAA
- a CDS encoding branched-chain amino acid ABC transporter permease — MLTILFDGIAYGMLLFVLAVGLAVTLGLMNFINLAHGAFAMAGGYLTVFAMQKLGVPFLACLPLAFIVVALAGALLERTLYRPMYGKPHLDQVLFSIGLAFMAVAAVDYFVGSSQQNVQLPEWLRGRTEIGDGALLLGMGHYRLFIIAVCAVLTVVLQLILSRTRFGSRLRAAVDDPRVAAGLGINVNIVFLLTFAVGSGLAGLGGALGAEILGLDPTFPLKYMIYFLIVVSVGGTSSITGPLAAALLLGIADVAGKYFIPKMGAFTVYLLMILILMWRPQGLFTRKGGR; from the coding sequence ATGTTGACCATTCTTTTCGACGGCATCGCCTACGGCATGCTGCTCTTCGTGCTCGCCGTGGGGCTGGCCGTGACGCTCGGGCTGATGAACTTCATCAACCTGGCGCACGGCGCCTTCGCCATGGCGGGCGGGTATCTCACGGTGTTTGCGATGCAGAAGCTCGGCGTGCCGTTCCTGGCCTGCCTGCCGCTCGCATTCATCGTGGTGGCGCTGGCCGGGGCGCTGCTCGAACGCACGCTCTACCGGCCGATGTACGGCAAGCCGCACCTCGACCAGGTGCTGTTCTCCATCGGCCTCGCCTTCATGGCGGTGGCGGCGGTCGACTACTTCGTCGGCTCGTCGCAGCAGAACGTGCAACTGCCCGAGTGGCTGCGCGGCCGCACCGAGATCGGCGACGGCGCGCTGCTGCTCGGCATGGGCCACTACCGCCTCTTCATCATCGCGGTGTGCGCCGTGCTCACGGTGGTGCTTCAGCTCATCCTGTCGAGGACGCGGTTCGGCAGCCGGCTGCGCGCCGCGGTCGACGATCCGCGCGTGGCGGCGGGACTGGGCATCAACGTCAACATCGTGTTCCTGCTGACCTTTGCAGTCGGCTCCGGGCTCGCGGGGCTCGGTGGTGCATTGGGCGCCGAGATCCTCGGGCTCGACCCGACCTTCCCGCTCAAGTACATGATCTATTTCCTGATCGTGGTGTCGGTCGGCGGCACCTCGTCGATCACCGGGCCGCTCGCGGCCGCGCTGCTGCTCGGCATTGCCGACGTGGCGGGCAAGTACTTCATTCCGAAGATGGGCGCGTTCACCGTCTACCTGCTCATGATCCTGATCCTGATGTGGCGGCCCCAGGGCCTCTTCACGCGCAAGGGAGGCCGCTGA